TTTTCGTCCCTTCTCTTTCTTTTCCTGATTTTTGCCTTTATCCTTGTCGAGGGCCTGCCGCTTTTCCTGAAAGTGGGCCTCAAGAACATCATCTTCGGCTTTAAATGGGCGCCCACGAAAGGTCATTTCGGCATCTTTCCCATGATCGTCTCCTCCTTTCTCGTCACCGTCGGCGCCCTTGTGATAGGCGCTCCCCTCGGGCTTTCATGCGCCATTTATCTGTCGGAATATTCGGGAAAGAAGCTGAAAATGTTTCTCAAACCCGCCCTCGAGCTTTTGGCGGGCATCCCTTCCGTGGTATACGGATTCCTCGGGGTGATCTACATCGTGCCCCTCGTCCGCGGTTTTCTCGGCGGATCGGGCTTCTCCCTCCTTTCCACCTCCATAATTCTGGGAGTAATGATCCTGCCCACCATCATCAGCATCTCCTTCGACGCCCTGGTGAGCGTCCCCCGGACTTACCGGGAGGGCTCTTTTGCCATGGGCGCCACCAAGTGGCAAACTATTGCGAGAGTCGTCGTTCCTTCCGCCAAGTCGGGCATCCTCGCGAGCTTCATTCTGGGCATGGGCCGGGCCATAGGGGAGACCATGGCGGTCATCATGATCGCGGGAAATGCCCTCAAGATCCCCATGAGCATCCTCGACCCCTTAAGGACCCTGACCGGCAATATCGCCCTCGAGCTTGCCTATGCCACCGGAGACCACAGACAGGCCCTCTTCTCCACCGGGGTCGTGCTCCTCGTCATCATCATGATCCTTAATTATATCGCCAATTTCGGGATCAAGCGAAGGATTAGCAAATGAGGATAAACCCCCGCATCGTCGACACGGCAGTAAAAATAGGGCTCAACGCCCAGGCCTTCTTCACCGTGGCCATCCTCGTGGTCATCGTGGGGGTGATCTTCGTGAAGGGCTGTCCCTACGTGAACCTGGAGTTCATCTTTTCCTCTCCGGAAGATATGGGGCGCCACGGCGGGATCTTCTCCGCTATAATAGGCACCGTCTTTCTCTGCGTCCTCTCCATCCTCTTCGCCACCCCTTTGGGCGTGGGCACCGCGATCTTCCTCACCGAGTACACGAAAGAGTCGGGCCTCACGAAGATGATCCGCTTCGGCGTCGAATCCCTTGCCGGGATACCTTCCATCCTCTACGGCCTCTTCGGTTTCATATTTTTCGTGATAAAACTGAACATGGGGTGGTCCGTGCTCGCGGGCGTATTGACCATGACCATCATGATCCTTCCCACCATCATCAGGACGAGCGAGGAGGCCATAAAGTCGGTGCCCCGGAACCTCCGCATCGTGAGCTATTCATTGAGCGGCACCCGATGGGAGACGGTGACCAAGGTCGTGCTGCCCTCGGCAGCGCCGGGCATAGTCACCGGGATCATGCTGAGCGTCGGCAGGGCGGTCGGGGAGACGGCGGCGGTCATCTTTACCATGGGAAGCTCGCTCAGGGTCCCCACATCGCTCATGGATTCGGGCAGGACCATGGCCGTTCACTTTTACATCCTGGCGCGGGAAGGGATCTCCATGGAGAAGGCCTATGCCACCGCCCTCGTGCTCGTCCTCTCCATTCTCGCCATCAACGTGATCGCCTATTATATAATGAACCGTGTGATAACGAGGTATTCGTGAGCCCCCTGGACGTGAAGATCAGGATAGAAAAGCTGAAGGTGGCCTTCGGGAAAAACGAGGTCTTAAAGGGCATCAGCGCGGATGTGTTCAAAAACAGGATCACGGGCTTCATGGGTCCTGCCGCGAGCGGAAAATCGACCCTCATTTCCATCATCAACAGGATGATCTACTTCGAAGACAATGTGAAGATCGAGGGCAAGGTCTTTATCGACGGAGAAAATATTCTCGACGACGACGTGGACGAGGTAGCCTTAAGGCGCAGGGTGGGGACCGTCTTTGCCGTGCCCATACCGCTTCCCCGATCCATCTACGAAAATGTCGCCTACGGACCGAGGCTTCAGGGCATCGGCGACAAGAGCCGGCTCAACAGGGTCGTGGAACAGGGGCTCCGGCAGGCCGTGCTCTGGGACGAGGTAAAGGACAGGCTCAATACCTCCGCCGTAAAATTATCCGGGGGCCAGCAGCAGAGGCTTTGCCTTGCCCGGACCCTCGCGCTGAAACCCGAGATCATCCTCCTCGACGAGCCCTGCTCCGGCCTCGACCCCATATCCACCGCGAAGATCGAGGAGGCCCTGGACGAGCTCAAGAAGGAGTATACCATCATCCTCGTCTCCAACAATACGAAACAGATCGCCCGCATCACCGACTACGCCTCCTTTTTTTACATGGGAGACCTCATAGAATACGGGCCCACGGAAAAGCTCTTCACCAACCCGTCCCTGCAGCAGACGGAAGATTATATACAGGGGAAATTCGGATGAGACAGGGATATGCGCTTCAGACCGAAGACCTGAACCTCTACTACGGGAGCTTCCATTCCCTGATCGGCGTCAATTTTCACGTCTTTCAAAAATCGATCACCTCCCTCATAGGCCCCTCGGGCTGCGGGAAATCGACCCTCTTGCGCTGTTTTAACCGCATGAACGACCTCATCGAGGAAGTGAAGATCGAGGGGAAAATCCTCGTGGAAGGGCAGGACATCGGAGGGGTCGATATCATCGAGCTGAGAAAAAGGGTGGGCATGGTCTTCCAGAGGCCGAACCCTTTTCCCTTCACCGTCTACGAAAACCTCATCTACGGCCTCAAAATACACGGCATGGGAAGCAGGAGGGGCAATCAGGAGACCGTGGAGCGGTGCCTTAAAGCCGTGGGCCTGTGGGATGAGCTCAAAGACAAGCTCTCCGCGCCTGCCCTCAACCTGTCGGAGGAGATCAAGCAGCGCCTCTGCATCGCCCGGCTCCTGACCGTGGAACCCGAGATCATCCTCCTCGACGAGCCCTGCTCCGCCCTCGATCCGATCGCCACCCTGAGGGTAGAGGAGCTCATGATCGAGCTCAAGAAGGACTATACCATCCTCATCGTGACCCATAACATGCAGCAGGCCGCGCGGGTCTCCGATTATACGGGCTTCATGCTTTTAGGAGAGCTCGTGGAGTTCGGCGATACGTCCCAGATCTTCACCTCCCCCCAGGACAAGCGAACGGAAGATTACATTACCGGCCGCTTCGGGTGATCCCCTCCTTCTCGAAAGCCGTTATTCCCGGAAATAACTAAAGCCGTGACAGAGATTCCGGGAAGTGATATACTATTTGTCGGTTCGGCTGCATTACAGAGGATTCCGTATCGGATCTTTCTCCCCGCTTTTTTGCCAAAGGAAAAGACCGGCTCTTCACGCGAGGGAAGGGAACGGGCGATAGGCAACCTCAGCCGTTCGTTTTATATTTGACCGCAAGGAGTGAAGGGCATGTTGGTGGATCGTTTCGGCCGCACTATAAACTATGTGAGAATCTCCGTTACCGACAGGTGCAACCTGAGGTGCAAATATTGCGTGGACGGTCAATTTCCGTTTATCGCCCACGGGGAAATCCTCCGGTACGAGGAGATCATCAGGTTCGTGCGGATACTGGCGGGTCTCGGCGTCGATAAGGTGCGGATCACGGGAGGGGAGCCCCTCGTGAGAAAAGGCATCCCGGGCCTCATCAGGGAGATCGCCTCAATCCCCGGGATCGAGGATATCGGTCTCACCACCAACGGGGTCCTCCTCGGGGCCCAGATGGCCGCCCTCCAGGAGGCGGGACTGAAACGGGTCAATATCAGCCTCGATACCATGAAAAAAGATCGTTTCGCCTTCATCACGGGGGTCGACGCCTTTGACGACGTGTTGAAGAGCATCAAGATGTCCGTCAATTCCGGCCTGAGCCCCGTAAAGATCAACGCGGTCATTATTCAGGGGTTCAACGACGACGAGATCCTCGATTTCGCGAAGCTCGCCAAAACGAGAAACGTGGAAGTCCGTTTCATCGAGTTCATGCCTTTCGGCGATTTCGACCTCTGGCAGAGCGCGAGGATCATCACATCCCGCGAGATAGAGGATCTTGTGCGCACCAGGTACGACCTTTCCCCCTCGAAAGATTCCCAGAACGGTCCCGCAAAAATGTTCGATATCAAGGGCGGCGTGGGCAAGATCGGTTTTATCAGCCCCGTCTCCACCCATATCTGCCCGCGATGCAACCGCATGAGGCTTACGTCCCACGGCACGATCAAACCCTGCCTCTTCGGGGACGAGGAATATGACGTCAAAAAGCTCCTCCGGGAGGGGGCGTCGGATGATGAGATAGGAGAATTCGTAAAGTTCGCGGTCGGCGCCAAGCCCGAAAGGAAGGCGGAGATAGGCCAGATACGGAAGTGTCAGAGGAGCCTTCGCCATATCGGCGGATAATATAGAAGAATCGGAGGGTTTCATGGAGCTTACCCATTTGGATAAAGAAGGCAAAGCCCGCATGGTCGATGTCTCGGGAAAGGCGGAGACCGAGAGAGAGGCGAAGGCCAGGGGCAGGGTAAAAATGGCCCGGGCCACCTACGAACTCGTGCGGACCGGCCAGGGCCCCAAGGGCGACATCTTCACGGTGGCCAAAATTGCGGGCATCATGGGCGCCAAGAGGACCAGCGAGATGATTCCGCTCTGCCATCCCCTGCCGCTCACCCATCTGGATGTGACCTTCGACTTCGACGATGCCGAAGCCGTAGTGACCATTACCTCCTCGGCAAAGACGAGGGGTCAGACAGGCGTCGAGATGGAGGCCCTCACCTGCGCCATGGTGACGGCCCTGACAGTCTATGACATGTGCAAGGCGGTGGATAAGGGCATAGAGCTCGGCCCCTTCTTTCTCCTCGAGAAGAGCGGAGGAAAGAGCGGCGCATACAAGAGAAAGTAAAAAAGTCATGGTTTTCGCCACGAAAGCGAGTGAGAGGTTGGCGAAACGGGAGGAGTCAATGAAGAA
Above is a genomic segment from Syntrophorhabdaceae bacterium containing:
- the pstC gene encoding phosphate ABC transporter permease subunit PstC, producing the protein MTKKAVTKEDVVKWVLTAFAFSSLLFLFLIFAFILVEGLPLFLKVGLKNIIFGFKWAPTKGHFGIFPMIVSSFLVTVGALVIGAPLGLSCAIYLSEYSGKKLKMFLKPALELLAGIPSVVYGFLGVIYIVPLVRGFLGGSGFSLLSTSIILGVMILPTIISISFDALVSVPRTYREGSFAMGATKWQTIARVVVPSAKSGILASFILGMGRAIGETMAVIMIAGNALKIPMSILDPLRTLTGNIALELAYATGDHRQALFSTGVVLLVIIMILNYIANFGIKRRISK
- the pstA gene encoding phosphate ABC transporter permease PstA, with protein sequence MRINPRIVDTAVKIGLNAQAFFTVAILVVIVGVIFVKGCPYVNLEFIFSSPEDMGRHGGIFSAIIGTVFLCVLSILFATPLGVGTAIFLTEYTKESGLTKMIRFGVESLAGIPSILYGLFGFIFFVIKLNMGWSVLAGVLTMTIMILPTIIRTSEEAIKSVPRNLRIVSYSLSGTRWETVTKVVLPSAAPGIVTGIMLSVGRAVGETAAVIFTMGSSLRVPTSLMDSGRTMAVHFYILAREGISMEKAYATALVLVLSILAINVIAYYIMNRVITRYS
- a CDS encoding phosphate ABC transporter ATP-binding protein, encoding MSPLDVKIRIEKLKVAFGKNEVLKGISADVFKNRITGFMGPAASGKSTLISIINRMIYFEDNVKIEGKVFIDGENILDDDVDEVALRRRVGTVFAVPIPLPRSIYENVAYGPRLQGIGDKSRLNRVVEQGLRQAVLWDEVKDRLNTSAVKLSGGQQQRLCLARTLALKPEIILLDEPCSGLDPISTAKIEEALDELKKEYTIILVSNNTKQIARITDYASFFYMGDLIEYGPTEKLFTNPSLQQTEDYIQGKFG
- the pstB gene encoding phosphate ABC transporter ATP-binding protein PstB — its product is MRQGYALQTEDLNLYYGSFHSLIGVNFHVFQKSITSLIGPSGCGKSTLLRCFNRMNDLIEEVKIEGKILVEGQDIGGVDIIELRKRVGMVFQRPNPFPFTVYENLIYGLKIHGMGSRRGNQETVERCLKAVGLWDELKDKLSAPALNLSEEIKQRLCIARLLTVEPEIILLDEPCSALDPIATLRVEELMIELKKDYTILIVTHNMQQAARVSDYTGFMLLGELVEFGDTSQIFTSPQDKRTEDYITGRFG
- the moaA gene encoding GTP 3',8-cyclase MoaA produces the protein MLVDRFGRTINYVRISVTDRCNLRCKYCVDGQFPFIAHGEILRYEEIIRFVRILAGLGVDKVRITGGEPLVRKGIPGLIREIASIPGIEDIGLTTNGVLLGAQMAALQEAGLKRVNISLDTMKKDRFAFITGVDAFDDVLKSIKMSVNSGLSPVKINAVIIQGFNDDEILDFAKLAKTRNVEVRFIEFMPFGDFDLWQSARIITSREIEDLVRTRYDLSPSKDSQNGPAKMFDIKGGVGKIGFISPVSTHICPRCNRMRLTSHGTIKPCLFGDEEYDVKKLLREGASDDEIGEFVKFAVGAKPERKAEIGQIRKCQRSLRHIGG
- the moaC gene encoding cyclic pyranopterin monophosphate synthase MoaC, which produces MELTHLDKEGKARMVDVSGKAETEREAKARGRVKMARATYELVRTGQGPKGDIFTVAKIAGIMGAKRTSEMIPLCHPLPLTHLDVTFDFDDAEAVVTITSSAKTRGQTGVEMEALTCAMVTALTVYDMCKAVDKGIELGPFFLLEKSGGKSGAYKRK